Proteins from one Pongo abelii isolate AG06213 chromosome 19, NHGRI_mPonAbe1-v2.0_pri, whole genome shotgun sequence genomic window:
- the TMEM88 gene encoding transmembrane protein 88, whose translation MADVPGAQRAVPGGGPEPRDPLDCWACAVLVTAQNLMVAAFNLILLALVLGTILLPAVTMLGFGFLCHSQFLRSQAPPCTAHLRDPGFTALLVTGFLLLVPLLVLALASYRRLCLRLRLADCLVPYSRALYRRRRAPQPRQIRASPGSPAVPTSGKVWV comes from the exons ATGGCGGATGTCCCCGGGGCACAGCGAGCGGTTCCCGGTGGCGGCCCAGAGCCCCGGGACCCCCTGGACTGTTGGGCCTGCGCTGTTCTTGTAACAGCCCAGAATCTGATGGTGGCCGCCTTCAATCTTATCCTGCTGGCGCTGGTGCTAGGGACCATCTTGCTACCCGCTGTCACCATGCTGGGCTTCGGCTTCCTCTGCCACTCTCAG TTCCTGCGCTCCCAGGCACCCCCTTGCACCGCGCACCTGCGGGACCCCGGTTTCACGGCGCTACTGGTCACTGGATTCCTGCTCCTCGTGCCGCTGCTCGTGCTTGCTCTGGCCAGCTACCGCCGCCTCTGCCTGCGCCTCCGCCTAGCCGATTGCCTCGTGCCCTACAGCCGAGCCCTTTATCGGCGTCGGCGCGCCCCGCAGCCGCGGCAAATCCGGGCCTCACCAGGGTCCCCGGCCGTTCCCACATCAGGAAAGGTCTGGGTCTAA
- the NAA38 gene encoding N-alpha-acetyltransferase 38, NatC auxiliary subunit isoform X1, with product MAVAVGVRAAPVPGLARALVLGLRGSQAARWRGWGTAAPGSLWALCERPAGCRELWFHGRAAGAARSERLLHPAQDSDGEREDSAAARARQQLEALLNKTMRIRMTDGRTLVGCFLCTDRDCNVILGSAQEFLKPSDSFSAGEPRVLGLAMVPGHHIVSIEVQRESLTGPPYL from the exons ATGGCTGTTGCAGTCGGCGTCAGAGCAGCTCCAGTGCCGGGGTTAGCACGGGCTCTGGTTCTGGGACTGAGGGGCAGTCAAGCAGCAAGATGGAGGGGGTGGGGAACTGCAGCTCCCGGCAGCCTCTGGGCTTTGTGTGAGCGCCCCGCGGGCTGCCGGGAGCTGTGGTTCCACGGGCGGGCAGCCGGGGCTGCGCGGTCTGAGCGCTTGTTACACCCCGCGCAGGATTCGGACGGAGAACGCGAGGACTCGGCGGCTGCGCGCGCCCGGCAGCAGCTAGAGGCGCTGCTAAACAAGACTATGCGCATTCGCATGACAGATGGACGGACACTGGTCGGCTGCTTCCTCTGCACTGACCGTGACTGCAATGTCATCCTGGGCTCGGCGCAGGAGTTCCTCAAGCCGTCGG ATTCCTTCTCTGCCGGGGAGCCCCGTGTGCTGGGCCTGGCCATGGTACCCGGACACCACATCGTTTCCATTGAGGTGCAGAGGGAGAGTCTGACCGGGCCTCCATATCTGTGA
- the NAA38 gene encoding N-alpha-acetyltransferase 38, NatC auxiliary subunit isoform X2 yields the protein MAGAGPTMLLREENGCCSRRQSSSSAGDSDGEREDSAAARARQQLEALLNKTMRIRMTDGRTLVGCFLCTDRDCNVILGSAQEFLKPSDSFSAGEPRVLGLAMVPGHHIVSIEVQRESLTGPPYL from the exons ATGGCCGGAGCTGGACCGACCATGCTGCTACGAGAAGAGAATGGCTGTTGCAGTCGGCGTCAGAGCAGCTCCAGTGCCGGG GATTCGGACGGAGAACGCGAGGACTCGGCGGCTGCGCGCGCCCGGCAGCAGCTAGAGGCGCTGCTAAACAAGACTATGCGCATTCGCATGACAGATGGACGGACACTGGTCGGCTGCTTCCTCTGCACTGACCGTGACTGCAATGTCATCCTGGGCTCGGCGCAGGAGTTCCTCAAGCCGTCGG ATTCCTTCTCTGCCGGGGAGCCCCGTGTGCTGGGCCTGGCCATGGTACCCGGACACCACATCGTTTCCATTGAGGTGCAGAGGGAGAGTCTGACCGGGCCTCCATATCTGTGA
- the CYB5D1 gene encoding cytochrome b5 domain-containing protein 1 isoform X2, translated as MSRRGLVAGPDLEYFQRRYFTPAEVAQHNRPEDLWVSYLGRVYDLTSLAQAYKGNLLLKPIVEVAGQDISHWFDPKTRDIRKHIDPLTGCLRYCTPRGRFVHVPPQLPCSDWANDFGKPWWQGSYYEVGRLSAKTRSIRIINTLTSQEHTLERVVGEGWNAEGKAVVLSESQQLQRTQLARFPTGEVPTCPHYWGS; from the exons ATGTCGCGCCGGGGCCTGGTGGCTGGGCCAGACTTGGAGTATTTTCAGCGTCGCTATTTCACGCCGGCGGAGGTGGCCCAACATAACAGGCCCGAAGACCTCTGGGTATCTTACCTGGGACGCGTGTACGACCTAACGTCATTGGCACAGGCATACAAGG GGAACCTGCTGCTGAAACCCATCGTGGAAGTTGCAGGCCAGGATATCAGCCACTGGTTTGATCCAAAGACCAGAGAC ATCCGCAAGCACATAGATCCGCTGACCGGCTGCCTGAGGTACTGCACCCCGCGGGGCCGCTTTGTGCACGTTCCGCCTCAGCTGCCCTGTTCGGACTGGGCCAACGATTTTGGGAAGCCCTGGTGGCAGGGGTCGTATTATGAGGTGGGGCGGCTGTCTGCCAAGACCCGGAGCATCCGCATCATTAACACGCTCACGTCGCAGGAGCACACACTGGAG AGGGTGGTGGGTGAAGGATGGAATGCTGAAGGGAAGGCTGTCGTCCTCAGTGAATCACAGCAGCTTCAAAGGACTCAACTGGCAAGATTTCCCACAGGTGAGGTCCCTACATGCCCACATTACTGGGGGTCATAA
- the CYB5D1 gene encoding cytochrome b5 domain-containing protein 1 has product MSRRGLVAGPDLEYFQRRYFTPAEVAQHNRPEDLWVSYLGRVYDLTSLAQAYKGNLLLKPIVEVAGQDISHWFDPKTRDIRKHIDPLTGCLRYCTPRGRFVHVPPQLPCSDWANDFGKPWWQGSYYEVGRLSAKTRSIRIINTLTSQEHTLEVGVLESIWEILHRYLPYNTHAASYTWKYEGKNLNMDFTLEENGIRDEEEEFDYLSMDGTLHTPAILLYFNDDLTEL; this is encoded by the exons ATGTCGCGCCGGGGCCTGGTGGCTGGGCCAGACTTGGAGTATTTTCAGCGTCGCTATTTCACGCCGGCGGAGGTGGCCCAACATAACAGGCCCGAAGACCTCTGGGTATCTTACCTGGGACGCGTGTACGACCTAACGTCATTGGCACAGGCATACAAGG GGAACCTGCTGCTGAAACCCATCGTGGAAGTTGCAGGCCAGGATATCAGCCACTGGTTTGATCCAAAGACCAGAGAC ATCCGCAAGCACATAGATCCGCTGACCGGCTGCCTGAGGTACTGCACCCCGCGGGGCCGCTTTGTGCACGTTCCGCCTCAGCTGCCCTGTTCGGACTGGGCCAACGATTTTGGGAAGCCCTGGTGGCAGGGGTCGTATTATGAGGTGGGGCGGCTGTCTGCCAAGACCCGGAGCATCCGCATCATTAACACGCTCACGTCGCAGGAGCACACACTGGAG GTGGGGGTTCTGGAGTCCATATGGGAAATCCTACACCGCTATCTCCCCTATAACACACATGCTGCCAGCTACACGTGGAAATATGAAGGGAAGAACCTGAACATGGATTTTACCCTGGAAGAGAATGGGATCCGGGATGAGGAGGAAGAATTTGACTATCTCAGTATGGACGGTACACTTCACACACCTGCAATACTTCTGTACTTCAATGATGATCTCACGGAGTTGTAG
- the CYB5D1 gene encoding cytochrome b5 domain-containing protein 1 isoform X1: MSRRGLVAGPDLEYFQRRYFTPAEVAQHNRPEDLWVSYLGRVYDLTSLAQAYKGNLLLKPIVEVAGQDISHWFDPKTRDIRKHIDPLTGCLRYCTPRGRFVHVPPQLPCSDWANDFGKPWWQGSYYEVGRLSAKTRSIRIINTLTSQEHTLERVVGEGWNAEGKAVVLSESQQLQRTQLARFPTVETGFYRVSQDGLDLLTS; this comes from the exons ATGTCGCGCCGGGGCCTGGTGGCTGGGCCAGACTTGGAGTATTTTCAGCGTCGCTATTTCACGCCGGCGGAGGTGGCCCAACATAACAGGCCCGAAGACCTCTGGGTATCTTACCTGGGACGCGTGTACGACCTAACGTCATTGGCACAGGCATACAAGG GGAACCTGCTGCTGAAACCCATCGTGGAAGTTGCAGGCCAGGATATCAGCCACTGGTTTGATCCAAAGACCAGAGAC ATCCGCAAGCACATAGATCCGCTGACCGGCTGCCTGAGGTACTGCACCCCGCGGGGCCGCTTTGTGCACGTTCCGCCTCAGCTGCCCTGTTCGGACTGGGCCAACGATTTTGGGAAGCCCTGGTGGCAGGGGTCGTATTATGAGGTGGGGCGGCTGTCTGCCAAGACCCGGAGCATCCGCATCATTAACACGCTCACGTCGCAGGAGCACACACTGGAG AGGGTGGTGGGTGAAGGATGGAATGCTGAAGGGAAGGCTGTCGTCCTCAGTGAATCACAGCAGCTTCAAAGGACTCAACTGGCAAGATTTCCCACAG tagagacggggttttaccgtgttagccaggatggtctcgatctcctgacctcgtga